Below is a window of Halobaculum lipolyticum DNA.
GACGCGGACCGCCACGTCGACCGCGACCGACACCCCGACCGAGGCGGCCGCGACCGCCCCGCTCGACGAGTGGCTCGCGGACGCGAACGGGTACGAGGGCGAGATCCGCCGACAGGCTCCGCGGTCGAGTCCCACGGTGATGGTGGGCGAGCACACCGACGACGGCCTCGCGTTCGCCCCGCCGGCCATCGAGGTCGCTCCCGGGACGAACGTCCGCTGGGACTGGACCGGCGACGGCGCCCCACACAACGTCGTCGCGCTCGACGGCACCTTCGACAGCGGACGCACCAACGCCCAGCACGGCACGCAGTACCACTACGTCTTCACGGAGCCGGGCGTCCACCGCTACGTCTCCGAGCCGGACCGCGAAGACGGGATGCGCGGCGTCGTCGTGGTGGCGGAGCCGCCGTCGTCCGGCAACGAGAAACTCGACGAGTGGGTCGTCGCCTCCGGCACCTTCGACGGCACCATCGCCGACCGTACCGGCGCGGACACCGCCACCGTCTCCGTCGGCGTCGAGGGGAACGGCGGCACGTTCGCGTTCGGTCCCCCGGCGCTGCGCGTCGACGTCGGGACGACCGTCGAGTGGGAGTGGGTCGAGGAGAGCGGTCCCCACAACGTCGTCTTCGAGGACGTCGACGCGGGGTCGGCGGAGGTGTTCGCCGACCCCGGCGTCCACGTCGACCACACGTTCGAGGAGTCCGGCACGTACCTGTACGCCTGCGAGCCGCACGAGTCGCTCGGGATGCGCGGCGCCGTCGTCGTCGAGTAGGCGGCCGTCGCGGCCGTCGGCGTGGGAGCCTCCCCCGTCCGCGTCGGCCGGGACCGCCCCGCGCCGCTCACACCTCCACGACGAAGCGGGCGCCGCCGAGCCGGTCGCCGTCCTCGACGCGCACCGTCCAGCCGTGGGTCTCGGCGACGCGGGCGACGATGCCGAGTCCCAGCCCGGTGCCGTCGGCGCCGGAGTAGCCCACCCGGAACACCGCCCCGCGCTCGTCGTCGGGGACGCCCGGCCCGTCGTCCTCGACGGCGAACCCCGTGTCGGTGCCCGTCACGAGCACGCTCGGGGCGTCGCCGGCGTGTTCGACGGCGTTGGCGAACACGTTCTCGAACAGCTGGGCGAACAGGCTCGTGTCGGCGTCGACCGTCCGGTCGTCCTCGACGAGCAGCGCCGCCTCGCCCGTCTCGACCGCCTCCCACGCCGTCCGGGCGGTGTCGCCGACCGACAGCGCCTCCGTCTGGTCGACCTGCTCGCCGACGGCGAGCGCGCGGGCGTTGTCGATGATGTCGGCGACCCGGTCCAGCGCCTCGGCGGCGGTCTCGAGGTCGGCGGCCACGTCGGCCGCGACCGCACCGTCGACGGCGTCGACGGCGTCGGTCTCCCCGTCGGCGGCTCCGGCGGCCGCGGGCAGCCGGTCGCGCGCGAGGTCGACGCGCCCGGTCGCGACGTTGAGCGGGTTGCGGAGGTCGTGGGAGACGACGTTGGCGAACTCCTCCAGTCGCTCGTCCTGGGCGGCGATGGTCGACGCCTGCTCGCGCAGCCGGACGGCGCGGTCGGCGCGGTCGAGCGCGGCGGCGGTGTTGTCGGCGAGCACCCGCGCCAGCTCCCGGCGGCGGCCGTCCAGCGGCATCCCCTCCGGGAGCGCGACCGACAGCGTGCCGTGGTCGCCGAGGGGGTAGACGGCCGTCGCGCCGAGCGTCACGCCGGCGGCCCCCCCGACGTTCCCTTCGCTGACGGACGCCTCGCCGCTGTCGAGCACGTCCCGGGCGACCCGCTCGCCGGCGTCGTCGCGGCCGACGCCCACGTCCTCGGCGGCGGCGTCGGAGACGGCGACCAGCGGCAGGGAGTCGCCGTCGGGGTCGTGGAGCCGGGCGCCGCTGTAGGGGACGTTCAACACCGTCTCGGTGGCGTCGACGGCGGCGGCGACGATCGCTTCGGGGTCGTCGGCGGCCTGCATCGTCCGCGTCGCGTCGTGGAGACCGCGCAGCCCCCGCCGGTCGGCGGCCGCGTCCAGCGCCGCCGTGACGTCCGACGCCAGCGTCTCCAACAGGGAGGTGGTTCGGTCGTCGAACCCACCCTCGTCGAGCGTCGCGACCGTGGCGACGCCGTGGGGACCGAGCGGGATGTACAGCGCGTGTTCGACGGGTTCGGCGTCGCTCCCGGTCGCCGGCTCCGCCACCGCCACCGTCTCGCCGGTCACGTACGCGCGCCACGCGGGACTGCCGTCGTCGCCGCGGCGGTGGTCGCTCCACCCGTCGAGGTACGGCTCGGCGGCGTCGGTCGCGGCGGTCACGCCGAGGGCGTCACAGCGCGGGTCGTACCCGCGGACGGCCGCCAACTCGACGCCGAGGGTGGACGCACAGGTGGCGACGAACTCCTCGGCGACCCGCTCGGTGTCGTCGGCGCGGGCCATCCGTCGGCTCGCCCGCCGGATCGCGAGGAGGTCGCCGTCCACGGCGTCGGGGGACGGCTCACCGGCCATTGCACCCTCCGAGGAGGCTCACACGAATAAGTACGTCCCCACCTGTTCGGCGAGGACCACGTCGCGGCGGCGGTCCCGGCCGCCCGGTGCGCGAGGCGACCGTGTCGCTCCCCTCACACGACGAACGTCGTGACGAACAGGAAGACGCCGACGGCGAAGGCGGCGATCAGCGCGACCTTCCAGGCGATCGAGAGCGCGACACGCCCGACGGTCAACACGACGAGGAAGCCGACGAGCGCGAGGAACACTTTGCCGAACGTCGTGTCGAGCGGCGCGGGCAGTTGGAGGAGCGCGGTCGATGCGGCGGCGGCGGCGGTCGGAGCGTCCATGCCACCGGCTTGACCCGCATCCGTTATACCCCTTCTTGTGTCCGGACTGTCACCCGATCGCCGATCGGGTGGCGTCCGGATCGATCCCGATCGTCCCCGATCGTCTCGGGGCACGACCGCGCCCGCCGCCGCCGTCCCGCGGTTCCGCGCCCCCGCCGCTCGACGACCACTTTCACTCCGGTCTGAACAGCCTTATACTGCCGCTCGTACAACACGAACACGCGCAGAATCGAACGCGTTCAGGCTCGAACCGACAAGCGACGCGTACGTCAAGTGAGCTTGAATTAACACAAGCGTACCGGAACCCACGCCGTTTATCAGCATGGATCCGGTATGCAACGTTCGTCAGAACCCACAATGGAACGCCACTACGCCTACACCGAGATCCGCCGTTCGGCCGGCCCTGCCGGGGAGGCCCGCGACGAATGAGCCGCGCGGACCTCGACGCCGACGACCTCGAACTACCGATCAAACGAACCGACGGAGAGACGCTGCGCGAGCGGCTCACCTCCAACGCCTACGACAACATCCTGCCCGCCCGCTACCTCCGCAAGGACGCGGACGGCGAGCCGGTCGAGACGCAGGAGGAGCTGTTCGAGCGCGTCGGCCGCAACGTCGCGCTCGCGGAGGCCGTGTACGAGGCCGACGAGCCGGTCACGGTCACGCCCGACCAGCTGAAGCCCGACCACCCCCGGCGCGACGAACTCGCCGCCGAGGTGTTCGGCGCGGGCGTCGCTGCCGACGACGACGCCGAGACGGAGCTGACCGTCTACAACGTCAACAAGTTCGCCTACGAGACGGTCGTCCCCGAACTCCCCGACGGCGTCCGCGAGCACGTCGAGGAGACGGCCGCCGAGTTCCAGGAGCTGATGGAGCGGCTCGCGTTCATGCCGAACTCGCCGACGCTGATGAACGCCGGCGACGAACTCCAGCAGCTGTCCGCCTGTTTCGTCGACTCGCCCGCCGACGACATCGACGACATCCACCAGACCGCCAAGGAGGCCGCGCAGGTGTTCCAGTCCGGCGGCGGGATGGGGTACGCGTTCTGGAAGCTCCGCCCGTACGGCGACGCGGTCGGCTCGACCGGCGGCATCGCCTCCGGCCCGATCACGTTCATGCGGACGTTCGACCAGATGTGCGAGACCATCGCGCAGGGCGGCGCCCGCCGCGGCGCCCAGATGGGCGTCATGCGCGTCTCGCACCCGGACGTCATCCAGTTCATCCACGCGAAGAACAAGGACGTGAGCCTCGCGAACACGCTCCGCCTCAACGACCCCGACGACTTCACGCACACGTCGTTCGCGGACGCGCTCGAGGAGGCACGCGAACTCATCGACGACGACGGGAAGGTGCCCAAGCACCTCCGCAACGCCGTCGAGGGCCACCTCTCGAACTTCAACATCTCCGTCGGCGTCACCGACGACTTCATGGAGGCGCTGGAGGCCGGCGAGGAGTTCACCTTCACCAACCCGCGGACGGAGGAGCCGCACGTCGCGACGCCCCAGACGAAGGAGCTGTACGAGATGTTCGGGCTCGGCGAGCACGTCGAGGTCGGCGAGGTCCTCTCGGTCCCCGCGGCCGACGTGTGGGACCACATCGTCCAGGGCGCCCACGAGAACGGCGAGCCGGGCGTCGTCTACCTCGAACGCATCAACAAGCTCCACAGCTTCGACGTCGAGGAGCACCCGGACCACCGGATCCTCGCGACGAACCCCTGCGGCGAACAGCCGCTGGAGGAGTACGAGGCGTGTAACCTCGGCCACATCAACCTCTCGACGCTCGCCGACCTCGACGCGCCCGACTGGCGCGTCTGGAGCGAGGCGCACCTCGACGAGTACGACTCCGAGCAGGCCGCCGTCGAGGCGTTCCTCGAGGAGGCGATCGACTGGGAGGAGTTCGACCACCGCATCGAGATGGGGACGCGCTTCTTGGAGAACGTCGTCACCATGTCCGACTTCCCGGTCGACAAGATCGCCGAGAAGGTCCGGAACATGCGGAAGATCGGTCTCGGCGTCATGGGGCTGGCACAGCTGTACATCCAGCTGGGCGTCCGCTACGGCTCGGAGACGGGGAACCTCGTCGCCGAGGAGCTGATGACCCACATCAACCACGGGTCGAAGGCCGCCAGTCACGACCTCGCCGAGGAGCGCGGCTCGTTCAACGACTGGGCCGACTCGAAGTACGCCGACCCCGTCCGCTACGCCGACTGGTTCGAGCAGTACGTCGGCGAGGACCCCGAGGACTGGGCGGACGGCTACCCGATCCGCAACCACAACACGACGACCATCGCGCCGACGGGCACCACCTCGATGGTGGGCAACACCACCGGCGGTTGCGAGCCCATCTACAACGTCGCCTACTACAAGAACGTCTCCGACGACGTGCAGGGCGACGAGATGCTCGTCGAGTTCGACGACTACTTCCTGCGCACGCTGGAGGCGAACGACATCGACGTCGACGCCGTCAAGGAAGAGGCACAAACGCAGATGGCGAACAACGAGTTCGACGGCGTCGACGGGCTGGAGACGGTGCCGGACGCCATCGGCGAACTGTTCGTCGTCACCGGCGACCTCACCGCCAAGGACCACGCGGGCGTGCAGGTCGCCTGCCAGACGGGCGTCGACTCGGCCATCTCGAAGACGGTCAACGCGCCGAACTCCTCGACGCTGGAGGACGCACAGGAAGTGTTCGAGTACATCTACGAACACGGCGGCAAGGGCGTCACCTACTACCGCGACGGCACCCGCTCGAAGCAGGTGCTGACGACGCGCGCCGACAACGCGGAGTTCGCCGACGAGAGCGAGGCCGCGGAGGCGCTCGTCGCGCAGATCACCGACGTGTTCGGCGGCATCGAGGGCTTCCTCGACAACGAGGACGTGCAGGCCGCCCTCGACACGGAGGTCGCCGACCTGCTGGAGGCGGCCGACGAGAAGACGGTCCACATCGACTACACCGAGAAGCGCGCCCGGCCGGACTCGCTGCGCGGGGTCACCCAGCTCATCGAGACCGGCTACGGGAAGATGTACATCACCATCAACGAGGACCCCGAGACGGGCGAGCCGTTCGAGCTGTTCGCCAACATCGGTCACTCCGGCGGCTTCACCAACTCCTTCACGGAGTCGCTGGCGAAGGTCATCTCGACGGCGCTGCGCTCGGGCGTCGACCCGCGCGAGATCGTCGACGAACTGCAGGGCACGCGCTCGCCGAAGATCGCCTGGGACAAGGGCGAGCAGATCCAGTCCATCCCGGACGCCATCGGCACGGCGATGCGCCGCTACCTCGACGACGAGGTCGAGAAGGGCTACCCCGAGCAGACGAGCCTCGACCAGGTGACCGAGGACTCGGGCGCCCCGACCGGTCCCGAGGCCGACGGCGGCGCGGCGGTCGAGACGCCCGCTGCGGGCGCGCCCGGCCCGGAGGACGCCGGCGACGTCGAGTCGCAGACGGACGCGGTCGACGAACTGATCGCCAACGGCGAGTCGCCCGAGTGTCCCGACTGCGGCAGCATGACGCTGTACTACTCGGAGGGCTGCAAGACGTGCGAGTCGTGCGGCTGGTCCGAGTGCTGAGCCGGGTCTGACGGCACGCGACCACGCGACCCGACTGCGGTTTTCTCTCTCTCTCCGTCTCTCTGCGCGCTCGTGTTCGACGAGCAACAGCTATTCCCGGCGGCCGCGTACGTCCAGGTCATGCCCACCGTGGAGACCAACGGCGTGGAGACGTACTACGAGCGCCGCGGCGACGGCCCGCCGGTCGTGTTCGTCCACGGCGCGGCCGTCGACCGGACCCAGTGGGCGCCCCAGATCGAGGCGCTCGCCGACGAGTACACCGTCGTCGCCTACGACGTCCGCGGTCACGGGCGGACGGGCGGCTCCGACCGCGGATCGTACTCGATCGACCTGTTCGCGGCTGACCTCTCGGCGCTGGTCGAGGCGCTCGACCTCGACCGGCCGGTCGTCTGCGGGCTGTCGATGGGCGGCTGTATCGCGATGACGTACGCCGCGCGCCACCCCGACCGGCTGTCGGGGCTGGTGTTGGCGGACACGTTCGGTCCGGTGCCGCTCACGGTCGGCGAGCGACTGTACCGCGCGGCGTTGCCGCTCACGATCCCGCCGGCGCGACTGGTCGGCTACGAGCGCGTCGAGCGGATGATGGTGTGGCTCCAAGAGCGCGTGTCGGGCGACGGCGCCGCCGGCGACTACGACCGGATCGCCGCGATCCGGCGGCGCGGACCGCCGATGGCGACCGACGAGTTCGCGAAGGCGATCCGCGCGGTGTCGTCGTTCGCCGGGACGCGCGTCGACTTCGGGGCGATCCAAGTCCCGACGCTGCTGTTGTACGGCGAACAGGAGGTCGGGTTCGTCCGCCGACAGATGCACGAACTCGCGGCGCTGGTTCCCCACGCGCACCTGCTCGTGGTTCCGCACGCCGGACACGCGTCGAACTTGGACAACGAGGCGTTCGTCGACGGCGCGATCCGGGGCCACCTCCGGCGGGTGTGGCCCGAGCACGACCCCGCCCACGGGACCGACCGGGCGGCGTCGGCGTCGCCCGCGTCGTCCCCGTCGCCGTCTGGCGACGCGTGAGGTCGCGGTCCCGGCGCTCAGGAGGGTGACGCCGTCGCCGCTGGCGGCGACGCCCCGGCGACGGGGAACGACAGCGTGACGACCGTCCCTCCGCCGTCTGGGACGTCTGCGGCGATCGTTCCCCCGGAGAGCTGGGTGATCCGGTTGATCAGCCACAGGCCGAGTCCGGTGACGCGGTCGAGCGTGCGGTCCTCGCCGACGAGCACGGCCCGCTCGGCCGGCGACAGCCCCGGCCCGTCGTCCGCGATCCGGAGGTCGACCGTCGAGCCGTCCGGGGCGACGTCGACGGAGACGACGAGGTGCGGGCGGTCGGCGGCGGCGTGTTCGATCGCGTTCTCGATCAGGTTGTCGACCACCGACGGGAACGCCGAGGCGGCGGTGATCGGGACCTCGTCGTCGGGGAGCGTCGTCTCGAGCCGGACCCGCGGGTGTTCGGCGGCCACCTGCTCGCAGCGACGCCGCACCACCGACGCCACGTCGAACCGCCGGACGTCGGGGGCGGCGTCGACGACGGAGTCCGCGAGCGCGGCCTGTTCGGTGACCGCCAGCATCCCGTCGGTCCGTGTCGTCAGCACGTCCATGACGTCGGCGACGCCCTCGGCGTCGTCGCCCAGTTCCTGCCGGAGCAGTCCGAGGTAGCCGTCGATCACCGCGATGTCGTTGCGGAGGTCGTGGCGGAGCATCCTGTTGAACACCTCCGCGCGCTCCTCGGCCGCCCGGCGCTCGGTGATGTCTCTGAACACGAGGACGACCGCGCCGGTGCCGGCGATCGGTTCGACGGCGGCGGTGAACGTCCTCGGAGCGTCGGTCCCGCCGACCCCGTCGGCGACGGCGCCCGCCCGGCCCTCCGCGGTCGTCGTCGCCCCCCGATCGGCGGTCCGCTCGACCGTGACGGTGACCTCCGTTCGGCCGTCGCGCGGCGCCCCGCGGATCGCTTCGAGGAGTTCCGGGCGGCGCTCGAACACGCGCTCGACCGAGCGACCCGTCGGGTCGTCGGTCCCGAACAGCCGCCTCGCCGCCCCGTTGGTGGCCCGGACCGTCCCGTCGCCGTCGACGATCACGACGGGGTCCGAGAGGCGACCGACGACGTGGTCTTGCGCGACGGCAATCGAGTCCAGGAGCCGATATCGGGTGATCGCGACGCCCGTGATCACCGTCGTCACCGAGAACGTCGCGGGCGTGAAGTCGATCGTCGGGCCGTCGCCCGTCGCCAGGGCGATGCTGACGACGCCGGCGAGCATCGGCAACACTCCGGCCACGAAGACGGCCAGGCGGCGCGTCCGGGCCGCACCCGTCGTCCCGCGACGACTCCGCAAGAGTCGCCACAGCACGTAACTGTTCACCGCGAACGACCACACCAGGAACGCGACCAGGCCGACCCCGGGTGTCACCGTCACCCGCGCGACGTCCCCGGACACGAGCGACACGTCGCGGTAGATCAGTCGGTGGGCGGCGTTCGAGACCCCGAGCAGGGCGAACCCGAGCGGCGGACCGGAGATCAGCGGGAGCCGGAACCGGGTGAGCCAGCGGTCGTCGCCCGCGACCGCGAGCGCGAAGACGGGCCACGACGCGCCGACGATGCCGGTGCCGATCCACACGAGGTGGTGGTAGGCGGCGATCGCCGGGAGCGTCGTCGCGCCGAGTTCGAGGGCGTACGCCCACGTCCACAGCGTCGCCCCCGTCGCCAGCCCGACGAAGCCGACCACCTCGGGACCGCCGAGGCTCACCCGCCGACGCCACAGCACCGCCGCCAACACGAGGAGGGACGTGGCACCGGCTACCCACAGGAGCGGACCGACGTACGTGGCGGTGGACATCCGTGTTGGTCTCCGGTCGCTCCGTGTGCGGTCGACCGCCTCCGCGCCGCCCGCACGCCGTGACGACAGACACCGGCTATCATCGCGGACTTCGATTTAAAAGTAACGTCGCCACGGCGACGCGGTCGGTCGGAACCGCTCCCGGGACCGCGGGCGCCGGCGGGTCGACCGTCCGTCAGCAACATCTGTTCGTGTGCCGCAGTTTATGACGCCCGGCGCCGACCCGGAGGTATGAGCGAACACGAACCGCCCGAGCGCGACCGCGAGGGCGACGCGAGCGACGACGGGACCGCCCGCGGCGACGCCGCCGACGCGGGCGCGTTCGCCGGCGAGAAAGACGAGTCCCTCCGGAGCCGCGAGGTGACCGCCGGCGCCGAGCGCGCCCCCCACCGCGCGATGTTCCGCGCGATGGGGTACGACGACGCCGACCTGTCCTCCCCGATGGTCGGCATCCCGAACCCCGCCGCCGACATCACCCCGTGTAACGTCCACCTCGACGACGTCGCCGACGCCGCTCGCGAGGGGATCGAGGGCGCCGCGGGGATGCCGATCGAGTTCGGTACCGTCACCATCTCCGACGCCATCTCGATGGGGACCGAGGGGATGAAGGCGAGCCTGATCTCGCGGGAGGTGATCGCCGACTCCGTCGAGTTGGTCTCCTTCGGCGAGCGCATGGACGCGCTCGTCACCGTCGCCGGCTGCGACAAGAACCTCCCCGGGATGCTGATGGCGTCCATCCGGACGGATCTGCCCTCGGTGTTCCTGTACGGCGGGTCGATCAAACCGGGCGAGCACGCGGGTCGCGACATCACGGTCCAGAACGTGTTCGAGGGCGTCGGCACGTACGCCGAAGGCGACATGAGCGCCGAGGAACTCGACGAGATGGAGCGGCACGCCTGCCCCGGCGCCGGCTCCTGCGGCGGGATGTTCACCGCGAACACGATGGCGAGCATCTCGGAGGCGCTCGGGATGGCGCCGCTCGGTTCGGCGTCGCCGATGGCCGAGTCCGAGGAGCGCTACGACGTCGCCCGCCGGGCGGGCGAACTCGCGCTGGAGTGTGTCGCCGAGGACCGCCGTCCCTCCGACATCCTGACGAAGGAGTCGTTCGAGAACGCCATCGCGGTGCAGGTGGCGATGGGCGGGTCGACGAACGCCGTCCTCCACCTGCTCGCGCTGGCGGCGGAGGCCGAGGTCGACCTCGACATCACGGAGTTCGACGAGATCTCCCGCCGCACGCCGAAGATCGCGAACCTCCAGCCCGGCGGCACGCGCGTCATGCAGGACCTCGACGCCGTCGGCGGCGTCCCGGTCGTGATCCGCCGGCTCATCGAGGGCGGCTACATGCACGGCGACGCGATGACGGTGACGGGGCGGACGATGGCCGAGGAGATCGACCTCCTCGAGGAGACGGGGCACCTCCCGGCGGACGACGACGTCGAGGCGGACTTCCTGTACACCGTCGACGAGCCGTACAGCGAGGAGGGCGCGATCAAGGTGCTGACGGGCAACCTCGCGCCCGACGGCGCGGTGCTGAAGGTGACCGGCGACGACGCGTTCCACCACGAGGGGCCCGCCCGCGTGTTCGAGGCCGAGGAGGACGCCATGGAGTACGTCCAGTCGGGCGCCATCGAGTCGGGCGACGTCATCGTCATCCGCAACGAGGGACCCCGCGGCGGGCCGGGGATGCGCGAGATGCTCGGCGTCACCGCCGCCGTCGTCGGCGCGGGCCACGAGGACGACGTCGCCCTCCTCACCGACGGCCGGTTCTCGGGCGCGACGCGCGGGCCGATGGTCGGCCACGTCGCCCCCGAGGCCGTCGAGGGCGGGCCGATCGGTCTCGTCGAGGACGGCGACACCGTGACCGTGGACATCCCGGAACGGGAGCTGTCGGTCGACGTGAGCGACGACGAACTGGCCGCGCGCGCCGACGCCTACGAGGCGCCCGCGCCGCAGTACCCCGGCGGCGTGCTCGCGAAGTACGCCCGCGACTTCGGCAGCGCCGCCAACGGCGCGGTCACGAACCCGAAGGCGAAGCGCGACTGAGCGACGACCTCGCTCGACCACGCACCCGGCGACTCACTCCTCGATCCCGTCCGCGCGCGGATGCAGGTTCTCGTGGACGCCGAGCACCAGCGCCGGCACCACGATCATGAAGACGTGCTCCTCCAGCGGGATGCCGAGCAGTTCGATCCCGGTGCGCATCGGGATCGAGAACACGCCCACCTCAAGCGTGTACCAGTCCCAGACGTAGGCGACGGGGTAGACGGCGGCGACGGTTCCGGCGGCGCGCCACGCCGCGTCCCGCCCGGCACGCGCGAGCAGGGCGGCGGCCGCGCCGCCGAACAGGACCTCCGTCGCGAGGTAGGTGAAGGGGCCGAGGGCGGTGACGTCGGGGAGGACGACACCGCCGGCGGCGAGGGGGCGGAAGAACGTCGCGACGAGCAGCCCCGCCAGAAACAGGTACGCGCCGCGCACGAGCAGCATCGTCGCCGTCGTGGCGTCCTTGCCGACGGCGACGGCCGCGACGGCGCCGAACGCGAGGCTCGCGACCGGCGCGCTCGGCGGGAGCACGCCCGTGACCGCGAGCGGGACGACGGCGAACAGGCCGGCGGCGAGGGCGGCGACCGCGAGCGAGCGGGCGCGAGCGGGACCGACGACGACGGCGACGGTCCGTTTGTCGATGGAGCGGTCGTACGCGTAGTCCTGCGTGTCGTCGATCACCTTCACCCCCGCGAGGGTGAGGACAAGCACCGCTGCGAGCGCGAGCGGGGCGAGCGCGAGGGTGCCCGTCTGTGCGGCGTAGCCGCCGAGGAGACACAGCGCGATGCCGACCGGGTAGCCGAGCGTCGTCGTCACGGGGTTGGTATCGAACTGCGGCGCGTGGAGGTAGCCGACGGCCCACATCGGTGCCGCGAGCGCGACAGCGACGGGTGTGGCCGAGGGCGTCGTGAGCGCCGCCAGCCCCGCGAGGCAGGCGACGAAGCCGGCGGTCGCACCGGCGAGCCCCAGCCGACAGCCGCGCTCGGTCATCGGGTGGTCGTCGTCCTCGTCGCGACGGTGGAAGTCGACGTAGCCGTCCTTCACGTGGGCGGTGTAGACGGCGAAGAAGGCGGCGCCGGCGTACGCCAGCGCGACCGCGGGGTCGAACGCCCGCGTGCCGCCGCCCGCCAGCGCCGCGCCGAACAGCGCCGTCGCCACCGGCGGCAGCATGAACACCGGATGCACCTGCGAGGCGTACGCTCGCGCGACCGCGCTCGGCCCGCTGCCGTGTCGGACGAGTGCCACGTTCGAGGGTCGCCGGCGCGAGCGATAAAACGCCCGCCGCCTCCGTCCACACCGGATCCCGGGGGTCGCGCGGGCCGGGCGACCGGCGCCGGAACCGGGAGGCCGATTCAAGGTGTCGGACGACGTACGTGTGGGCATGACCCACCGAACCGGAGACGTCGACGCGCTGGTCGACAACGAGATGAGCGAGACGGCTCTCGAGGCGGCGCTGCGCGAGCACGGCACCGGCGTCCTGTCGTTGGCGAACGACGGCGAGGCGTACGCCATCCCGGTGTCGTTCGGCTACGACGGCGAACGCTGCTACTTCGTGTTCATCGGCTACCACGAGCCGAGCACGAAGTCGACGTTCGCGGAGTCGACCGAGCGCGCGACGCTGACGGTGTACGACGTCGACGGGCGCGACGACTGGCACAGCGTCAACGTCCGCGGGCGACTGACGAAACTCGGCGAGGACGACTGGACGGCCGCCCGGGAG
It encodes the following:
- a CDS encoding histidine kinase N-terminal 7TM domain-containing protein, which translates into the protein MSTATYVGPLLWVAGATSLLVLAAVLWRRRVSLGGPEVVGFVGLATGATLWTWAYALELGATTLPAIAAYHHLVWIGTGIVGASWPVFALAVAGDDRWLTRFRLPLISGPPLGFALLGVSNAAHRLIYRDVSLVSGDVARVTVTPGVGLVAFLVWSFAVNSYVLWRLLRSRRGTTGAARTRRLAVFVAGVLPMLAGVVSIALATGDGPTIDFTPATFSVTTVITGVAITRYRLLDSIAVAQDHVVGRLSDPVVIVDGDGTVRATNGAARRLFGTDDPTGRSVERVFERRPELLEAIRGAPRDGRTEVTVTVERTADRGATTTAEGRAGAVADGVGGTDAPRTFTAAVEPIAGTGAVVLVFRDITERRAAEERAEVFNRMLRHDLRNDIAVIDGYLGLLRQELGDDAEGVADVMDVLTTRTDGMLAVTEQAALADSVVDAAPDVRRFDVASVVRRRCEQVAAEHPRVRLETTLPDDEVPITAASAFPSVVDNLIENAIEHAAADRPHLVVSVDVAPDGSTVDLRIADDGPGLSPAERAVLVGEDRTLDRVTGLGLWLINRITQLSGGTIAADVPDGGGTVVTLSFPVAGASPPAATASPS
- a CDS encoding halocyanin domain-containing protein, translated to MSPVPDRRRLLKHAALAGLAGLAGCVSAADPGDSTGGTDDAPASTRTATSTATDTPTEAAATAPLDEWLADANGYEGEIRRQAPRSSPTVMVGEHTDDGLAFAPPAIEVAPGTNVRWDWTGDGAPHNVVALDGTFDSGRTNAQHGTQYHYVFTEPGVHRYVSEPDREDGMRGVVVVAEPPSSGNEKLDEWVVASGTFDGTIADRTGADTATVSVGVEGNGGTFAFGPPALRVDVGTTVEWEWVEESGPHNVVFEDVDAGSAEVFADPGVHVDHTFEESGTYLYACEPHESLGMRGAVVVE
- a CDS encoding sensor histidine kinase, coding for MAGEPSPDAVDGDLLAIRRASRRMARADDTERVAEEFVATCASTLGVELAAVRGYDPRCDALGVTAATDAAEPYLDGWSDHRRGDDGSPAWRAYVTGETVAVAEPATGSDAEPVEHALYIPLGPHGVATVATLDEGGFDDRTTSLLETLASDVTAALDAAADRRGLRGLHDATRTMQAADDPEAIVAAAVDATETVLNVPYSGARLHDPDGDSLPLVAVSDAAAEDVGVGRDDAGERVARDVLDSGEASVSEGNVGGAAGVTLGATAVYPLGDHGTLSVALPEGMPLDGRRRELARVLADNTAAALDRADRAVRLREQASTIAAQDERLEEFANVVSHDLRNPLNVATGRVDLARDRLPAAAGAADGETDAVDAVDGAVAADVAADLETAAEALDRVADIIDNARALAVGEQVDQTEALSVGDTARTAWEAVETGEAALLVEDDRTVDADTSLFAQLFENVFANAVEHAGDAPSVLVTGTDTGFAVEDDGPGVPDDERGAVFRVGYSGADGTGLGLGIVARVAETHGWTVRVEDGDRLGGARFVVEV
- a CDS encoding alpha/beta fold hydrolase; translation: MPTVETNGVETYYERRGDGPPVVFVHGAAVDRTQWAPQIEALADEYTVVAYDVRGHGRTGGSDRGSYSIDLFAADLSALVEALDLDRPVVCGLSMGGCIAMTYAARHPDRLSGLVLADTFGPVPLTVGERLYRAALPLTIPPARLVGYERVERMMVWLQERVSGDGAAGDYDRIAAIRRRGPPMATDEFAKAIRAVSSFAGTRVDFGAIQVPTLLLYGEQEVGFVRRQMHELAALVPHAHLLVVPHAGHASNLDNEAFVDGAIRGHLRRVWPEHDPAHGTDRAASASPASSPSPSGDA
- a CDS encoding adenosylcobalamin-dependent ribonucleoside-diphosphate reductase, yielding MSRADLDADDLELPIKRTDGETLRERLTSNAYDNILPARYLRKDADGEPVETQEELFERVGRNVALAEAVYEADEPVTVTPDQLKPDHPRRDELAAEVFGAGVAADDDAETELTVYNVNKFAYETVVPELPDGVREHVEETAAEFQELMERLAFMPNSPTLMNAGDELQQLSACFVDSPADDIDDIHQTAKEAAQVFQSGGGMGYAFWKLRPYGDAVGSTGGIASGPITFMRTFDQMCETIAQGGARRGAQMGVMRVSHPDVIQFIHAKNKDVSLANTLRLNDPDDFTHTSFADALEEARELIDDDGKVPKHLRNAVEGHLSNFNISVGVTDDFMEALEAGEEFTFTNPRTEEPHVATPQTKELYEMFGLGEHVEVGEVLSVPAADVWDHIVQGAHENGEPGVVYLERINKLHSFDVEEHPDHRILATNPCGEQPLEEYEACNLGHINLSTLADLDAPDWRVWSEAHLDEYDSEQAAVEAFLEEAIDWEEFDHRIEMGTRFLENVVTMSDFPVDKIAEKVRNMRKIGLGVMGLAQLYIQLGVRYGSETGNLVAEELMTHINHGSKAASHDLAEERGSFNDWADSKYADPVRYADWFEQYVGEDPEDWADGYPIRNHNTTTIAPTGTTSMVGNTTGGCEPIYNVAYYKNVSDDVQGDEMLVEFDDYFLRTLEANDIDVDAVKEEAQTQMANNEFDGVDGLETVPDAIGELFVVTGDLTAKDHAGVQVACQTGVDSAISKTVNAPNSSTLEDAQEVFEYIYEHGGKGVTYYRDGTRSKQVLTTRADNAEFADESEAAEALVAQITDVFGGIEGFLDNEDVQAALDTEVADLLEAADEKTVHIDYTEKRARPDSLRGVTQLIETGYGKMYITINEDPETGEPFELFANIGHSGGFTNSFTESLAKVISTALRSGVDPREIVDELQGTRSPKIAWDKGEQIQSIPDAIGTAMRRYLDDEVEKGYPEQTSLDQVTEDSGAPTGPEADGGAAVETPAAGAPGPEDAGDVESQTDAVDELIANGESPECPDCGSMTLYYSEGCKTCESCGWSEC